One segment of Penaeus chinensis breed Huanghai No. 1 chromosome 14, ASM1920278v2, whole genome shotgun sequence DNA contains the following:
- the LOC125032563 gene encoding L-threonate dehydrogenase-like, which yields MAFGSVTNIATNSIIIRLPFPNFSFVFFLISSSFSPPFLLRSSTLILSTYFLRVENLPFLPLKPLKISQFLLLFPPSSKFLPRTSQNFLRIYPPCILLANNPPPSSSFPLQCPSSGLPRPPNVKAAAEGPDGILAGLSEGKVWIDHSTTDYEQTLAFGEEAETRGGHVLEAPITGGLEALKKGQMVVHVGGDQQVADAMRPILDASYNKVFYVGKIGSAMMVKVVSNMLACVHIIAMGEVLMLAKRSGLNLKTFWDAIRVSAGNSFVWETGAPLIFNGCYDPGFTMALQNKDLQLGYDMARKFEVPMDMHQLALSIYRRTQYQLGDEAGCYSPPKTYELALGESLQVQDFKDWTYDNEIYKGSLVVSHNNLD from the exons aTGGCTTTTGGGTCAGTAACAAACATCGCaaccaatagtattattattcgtcttccaTTTCCTAacttttcttttgtgttctttcttatcagctcttccttctctccgcccTTCCTTTTACGTTCTTCCACCCTCATTCTTTCCACGTACTTCCTCAGAGTTGagaatcttccttttcttcctttaaaaCCTCTTAAGATCTCACaattcctccttctattccctccttcttccaaatTTCTTCCTAGGACCTCGCAGAACTTCCTTCGTATCTATCCTCCATGCATACTTCTCGCAaataatcctcctccttcctcttccttccctttacaATGTCCTTCCTCAGGGCTGCCGCGTCCCCCGAATGTAAAAGCCGCTGCCGAAGGGCCCGACGGCATCCTGGCGGGCCTGAGCGAGGGCAAGGTGTGGATCGACCATTCCACCACCGACTACGAGCAGACGCTG GCGTTCGGGGAGGAAGCAGAGACGAGGGGCGGCCACGTCCTGGAGGCTCCCATCACGGGCGGCTTGGAGGCACTGAAGAAGGGGCAGATGGTCGTCCACGTCGGCGGAGACCAGCAGGTCGCCGACGCCATGAGACCCATTCTTGAC GCGTCTTATAACAAAGTTTTCTACGTCGGCAAGATCGGTTCCGCCATGATGGTCAAGGTGGTGTCCAACATGCTCGCCTGCGTCCACATCATTGCCATGGGCGAAGTCCTCATGCTGG CCAAGCGCTCCGGCCTCAACCTGAAGACGTTCTGGGACGCCATCCGGGTGAGCGCCGGCAACAGCTTCGTGTGGGAGACGGGGGCGCCGCTCATCTTCAACGGCTGCTACGACCCGGGCTTCACGATGGCGCTGCAGAACAAGGACCTCCAGCTCGGATACGACATGGCGAGGAAGTTCGAG GTACCAATGGACATGCACCAGCTGGCTCTCAGCATCTACCGCCGCACGCAGTACCAGCTGGGTGACGAAGCAGGCTGCTACTCCCCGCCCAAGACCTACGAGCTGGCGTTGGGCGAAAGTCTGCAGGTTCAGGACTTTAAAGACTGGACCTACGATAACGAGATTTACAAGGGCTCGCTGGTGGTCTCCCATAATAACCTGGACTAA